One window from the genome of Haladaptatus paucihalophilus DX253 encodes:
- a CDS encoding response regulator, with protein MSMPIRVLLVDDEPDLAEMAAQFVRREGDALETHAETNPVDALGRLEAEAFDCVVSDYDMPTMNGLELLAAVRESFPELPFILFTGKGSEEIASEAISAGVTDYLQKETGVDQYTVLAHVVENAVEKHRAERALRESERRFEAVFDDPFSFIGLLETDGTVITINRTALDAIHEDAAAVEGELFWETPWWTISDEEREELRRRIAAAADGEFVRFRAENLTDELGPVVLDVIVRPVRGEAGTVETLIAEGRSVENHDGWSEALR; from the coding sequence ACGACGAACCGGACCTCGCGGAGATGGCGGCCCAATTCGTACGACGGGAAGGAGACGCCTTGGAGACGCACGCGGAGACGAATCCGGTGGACGCACTCGGCCGGTTGGAAGCCGAAGCGTTCGATTGCGTCGTCAGCGACTACGACATGCCGACGATGAACGGCCTCGAACTGCTCGCTGCCGTTCGGGAGTCGTTTCCCGAACTGCCGTTCATCCTGTTTACGGGGAAAGGAAGCGAGGAAATCGCCAGCGAGGCCATCTCCGCGGGCGTCACCGACTACCTCCAGAAAGAGACCGGCGTGGACCAGTACACCGTTCTCGCGCACGTCGTCGAAAACGCGGTGGAGAAACACCGCGCCGAGCGCGCGCTCCGCGAGAGCGAACGGCGGTTCGAAGCCGTGTTCGACGACCCCTTTTCCTTCATCGGCCTGCTCGAAACCGACGGGACGGTCATCACGATCAACCGAACCGCGCTCGACGCGATTCACGAGGACGCGGCGGCGGTCGAGGGAGAGCTATTCTGGGAGACGCCGTGGTGGACGATTTCGGACGAAGAACGGGAGGAGCTACGCCGACGAATCGCCGCCGCGGCGGACGGCGAATTCGTCCGGTTTCGCGCGGAAAACCTGACCGACGAACTGGGACCGGTCGTCCTCGACGTCATCGTCCGCCCCGTCCGCGGCGAAGCCGGAACCGTCGAAACGCTCATCGCCGAGGGGCGAAGCGTCGAAAATCACGACGGATGGTCGGAAGCCCTACGGTGA